One stretch of Mus pahari chromosome 5, PAHARI_EIJ_v1.1, whole genome shotgun sequence DNA includes these proteins:
- the LOC110321615 gene encoding prohibitin-like isoform X2 has protein sequence MAAKVFESIGKFGLALAVAGGVVNSALYNVDAGHRAVIFDRFHGVQDIVVGEGTHFLIPWVQKPVIFDCRSQPRNIPVITGSKDLQNINITLRILFRPVASQLPHIYSNIGQDYDERVLPSITSEILKSVVARFDAGELITYLPVGQTVPLQLP, from the exons ATGGCTGCCAAAGTGTTTGAGTCCATCGGAAAGTTCGGCCTGGCTTTAGCAGTTGCAGGAGGTGTGGTGAACTCTGCTTTATATAACGTGGATGCTGGGCATAGAGCTGTCATCTTTGACCGATTCCATGGAGTACAGGACATTGTAGTAGGGGAAGGGACTCACTTTCTCATCCCTTGGGTACAGAAACCAGTTATATTTGATTGTCGCTCTCAACCACGGAATATACCAGTCATCACTGGTAGCAAAGATTTGCAGAACATCAACATCACACTGCGTATCCTCTTCCGGCCTGTAGCCAGCCAGCTTCCTCATATCTACTCCAACATCGGCCAGGACTATGATGAGCGGGTGCTGCCATCTATCACCTCAGAGATCCTCAAGTCGGTGGTGGCTCGCTTCGATGCTGGAGAATTGA TCACCTACCTGCCAGTGGGGCAGACTGTGCCCCTCCAGCTTCCCTAG
- the LOC110321615 gene encoding prohibitin-like isoform X1 → MAAKVFESIGKFGLALAVAGGVVNSALYNVDAGHRAVIFDRFHGVQDIVVGEGTHFLIPWVQKPVIFDCRSQPRNIPVITGSKDLQNINITLRILFRPVASQLPHIYSNIGQDYDERVLPSITSEILKSVVARFDAGELITQRELVSRQVSDDLTERAAAFGLILDDVSLTHLTFGKEFTEAVEAKQVAQQEAETARFVVEKAEQQKVAAIISAEGDAKAAELIANSLATAGNGLIELRKLEAAEDIAYQLSRSRNVTYLPVGQTVPLQLP, encoded by the coding sequence ATGGCTGCCAAAGTGTTTGAGTCCATCGGAAAGTTCGGCCTGGCTTTAGCAGTTGCAGGAGGTGTGGTGAACTCTGCTTTATATAACGTGGATGCTGGGCATAGAGCTGTCATCTTTGACCGATTCCATGGAGTACAGGACATTGTAGTAGGGGAAGGGACTCACTTTCTCATCCCTTGGGTACAGAAACCAGTTATATTTGATTGTCGCTCTCAACCACGGAATATACCAGTCATCACTGGTAGCAAAGATTTGCAGAACATCAACATCACACTGCGTATCCTCTTCCGGCCTGTAGCCAGCCAGCTTCCTCATATCTACTCCAACATCGGCCAGGACTATGATGAGCGGGTGCTGCCATCTATCACCTCAGAGATCCTCAAGTCGGTGGTGGCTCGCTTCGATGCTGGAGAATTGATTACCCAGCGAGAACTGGTCTCCAGGCAGGTGAGCGATGACCTCACAGAGCGAGCAGCCGCATTTGGGCTCATCCTGGATGACGTGTCCCTGACACATCTGACCTTTGGGAAGGAGTTCACAGAGGCGGTGGAAGCCAAacaggtggctcagcaggaagCGGAGACAGCCAGATTTGTGGTGGAAAAGGCTGAGCAGCAGAAGGTGGCAGCCATCATTTCTGCTGAGGGGGACGCTAAGGCTGCTGAGCTGATCGCCAACTCGCTGGCCACAGCAGGCAATGGCCTGATCGAGCTGCGCAAGCTGGAGGCCGCTGAGGACATTGCATACCAGCTCTCCCGCTCTCGAAATGTCACCTACCTGCCAGTGGGGCAGACTGTGCCCCTCCAGCTTCCCTAG